The following coding sequences are from one Planctomycetota bacterium window:
- a CDS encoding DUF3332 family protein, with product MASKKACVALMLVFALLVAPMLSGCYGTFPLSKAVYKFNGAFDNKWVRTGIFWGFLILPVYNFAALGDALVLNAVEFWTDTKFAGGRGVVPGLPASEVAAAPMR from the coding sequence ATGGCGAGCAAGAAGGCGTGTGTGGCGCTCATGCTGGTGTTCGCGTTGCTTGTGGCCCCGATGCTGTCGGGCTGCTACGGCACGTTCCCGCTGAGCAAGGCGGTGTACAAGTTCAATGGGGCCTTCGACAACAAGTGGGTCCGGACCGGGATCTTCTGGGGATTCCTGATCCTCCCGGTCTACAACTTCGCGGCGCTCGGCGATGCGCTGGTGCTCAATGCCGTCGAGTTCTGGACCGACACCAAGTTCGCCGGCGGCCGGGGCGTGGTCCCGGGCCTGCCGGCCAGTGAGGTAGCCGCTGCGCCGATGCGGTAG
- a CDS encoding phosphodiester glycosidase family protein, translating into MREAAVCSRLALALALGLNGCAAAREPMVAMLDGPPSRDANHQPPLQYWPETRTQPRPLRIHWLKVDLASPRLGLVALVAEDPDGPGPAEAKLEPPAALAARHKVVAAVNANAFAHTKGSTANGWVAEAPVDIVGWAVTGGRQVSPPQQGYWCFWLDPTGRARVGNVAEPQDAREAVAGFGPLLVGGEPAPNEGGPLHPRTALGLDRQARWLWLVVVDGRQPGVSEGLTLRELALLLKEAGGWDALNLDGGGSSILLLAPDGGELRTMNTPSDIGLLGRRPRPVPVMLGIRAR; encoded by the coding sequence GTGCGTGAGGCGGCAGTCTGCTCCCGGCTGGCGTTGGCTCTGGCCCTCGGGCTGAACGGCTGCGCAGCGGCCCGCGAGCCGATGGTGGCGATGCTCGACGGCCCTCCCTCGCGGGATGCCAACCACCAGCCGCCGCTCCAGTACTGGCCCGAGACGCGCACCCAACCGCGCCCCCTCCGTATTCACTGGCTCAAGGTGGACCTGGCGAGTCCGCGCCTCGGCCTGGTCGCCCTCGTGGCCGAGGACCCCGATGGTCCCGGCCCGGCCGAGGCCAAGCTCGAGCCGCCCGCGGCCCTCGCCGCGCGGCACAAGGTGGTTGCCGCCGTGAACGCCAACGCCTTCGCCCACACGAAGGGCAGCACCGCGAACGGCTGGGTGGCCGAGGCGCCGGTGGACATCGTGGGCTGGGCCGTGACGGGCGGCCGGCAGGTGAGCCCGCCGCAGCAGGGTTACTGGTGTTTCTGGCTCGACCCGACGGGCCGCGCGCGCGTGGGCAACGTGGCCGAGCCGCAGGACGCGCGCGAGGCCGTGGCCGGCTTCGGGCCGCTGCTCGTCGGCGGCGAGCCCGCGCCGAACGAAGGCGGGCCGCTCCACCCGCGAACGGCCCTGGGCCTCGACCGCCAAGCCCGCTGGTTGTGGCTCGTGGTGGTGGACGGCCGGCAGCCGGGCGTCAGCGAGGGCCTGACGCTCCGCGAACTGGCGTTGCTGCTGAAGGAGGCCGGCGGCTGGGACGCCCTGAACCTCGACGGCGGCGGGAGCAGCATCTTGCTCCTGGCCCCCGACGGCGGAGAGCTCAGGACGATGAACACGCCCTCCGACATCGGGCTCCTCGGGCGCCGCCCCCGGCCGGTGCCCGTGATGCTCGGCATCCGCGCCAGGTAG
- a CDS encoding metallophosphoesterase — MRIAQRAVLLMGLCVLPAFCVAAAEGFRPFVFIHASDTELGSPDLQGTVKRFGLLAERANALGADFVVITGDLMHDPTDEQLQAFQGCLKRFKMPVKLVPGNHDDRRLFEQNFGPRRYVFTHNNCDFVCLDSNDLKAHPTSSEPKGRELWEWLDDALGEAERQKRTHLFVVLHHPISDRAPLAELLAKHKVEAVLSGHLHVTRELPGKGFTTYVTPGTAKFRDNNGLGYRVFRVFEDHLEQQVVPLNAAEDR; from the coding sequence GTGCGTATCGCTCAGCGCGCGGTGCTGCTGATGGGGCTGTGCGTGCTGCCTGCGTTCTGTGTGGCGGCTGCCGAGGGCTTCAGGCCCTTTGTTTTCATCCACGCAAGCGATACCGAACTGGGCAGCCCCGACCTGCAAGGCACCGTCAAGCGTTTTGGCCTGCTCGCCGAGCGGGCCAACGCCCTCGGAGCTGACTTCGTCGTCATCACAGGCGATCTGATGCACGACCCCACCGACGAGCAGCTCCAGGCGTTCCAAGGCTGCCTCAAGCGGTTCAAGATGCCCGTGAAGCTCGTGCCAGGGAACCACGACGATCGACGGCTCTTTGAGCAGAACTTCGGCCCCCGCCGCTACGTGTTCACACACAACAACTGCGATTTCGTGTGCCTCGACTCAAACGATCTCAAGGCCCATCCCACCTCCTCGGAGCCGAAGGGCAGGGAACTGTGGGAATGGCTCGATGACGCCCTGGGCGAGGCGGAGCGCCAGAAGCGGACGCATCTCTTCGTTGTACTGCACCACCCCATCAGCGACAGGGCTCCGCTGGCGGAACTCCTTGCCAAGCATAAGGTTGAGGCCGTGCTGAGCGGCCATCTTCACGTGACCAGGGAGCTACCCGGCAAGGGCTTCACCACCTATGTGACGCCGGGTACCGCCAAGTTCCGCGACAACAACGGCCTCGGCTATCGCGTATTCAGAGTCTTCGAGGATCACCTTGAGCAACAGGTCGTGCCCCTGAACGCCGCAGAGGACCGGTAG
- a CDS encoding MBL fold metallo-hydrolase produces MNLIIHRGTKEIGGSCVELRAQGKSLILDLGMPLVNKDGSPFDETEAKGTAADLVAKGILPDVPGLYGDGPCNVVGVVLSHAHADHYGLAHHVRPDVPVFASEGTKALLDVGQIFLPNAGETRNLQVVPRTKMWKPVDIGPFVVRLHPVDHSAPDAVAIEVVGERKKVFYSGDLRGTGWKKKLFYHLLDHPPRHVDAMLMEGSSLGRKEGKYGCPDEPAVERAIIEEIKGSDNLALLFCSGQNVDRIVTAYKAAKLTGRQLVIGLYEAYVLDQLRFLSDKLPQYAWPDIRVRFWGHQMRSLREHGHGDFIEAVRATRHGITEEGIVTRRGKVLMLARANKYLPTITRKLPSLDGLRLVWSMWNGYLKRNSENPFKAFCAGRDLTWREIHASGHASIEDLRRLVQAVQPRWLVPIHTFHHDEYGQFGVPVRQVKDGEALVL; encoded by the coding sequence GTGAATCTCATCATCCATCGCGGTACCAAGGAAATCGGGGGCTCCTGCGTAGAACTGCGCGCGCAGGGGAAGAGCCTGATTCTGGACCTCGGGATGCCCCTGGTGAACAAGGATGGCTCCCCGTTCGATGAGACGGAGGCGAAGGGGACAGCGGCGGATCTGGTGGCGAAGGGTATCCTGCCGGATGTGCCAGGGCTGTATGGCGATGGACCCTGCAACGTCGTGGGCGTGGTCCTGTCACATGCCCACGCGGACCACTATGGACTGGCACATCACGTGCGGCCCGACGTGCCGGTCTTCGCCTCAGAAGGGACAAAGGCCCTGCTGGACGTAGGGCAGATCTTCCTGCCGAACGCGGGCGAGACCAGGAACCTCCAGGTCGTCCCGAGGACGAAGATGTGGAAGCCTGTGGACATCGGGCCGTTCGTCGTGCGGCTGCACCCGGTGGACCATTCGGCGCCGGATGCGGTGGCAATCGAGGTCGTCGGTGAACGCAAGAAGGTCTTCTATTCGGGCGATCTGCGGGGCACCGGCTGGAAGAAGAAGCTCTTCTACCATCTGCTCGACCATCCGCCGCGCCACGTGGATGCGATGCTCATGGAAGGATCGAGCCTGGGCCGGAAGGAGGGGAAATATGGCTGCCCCGACGAGCCGGCGGTCGAGAGGGCGATCATCGAGGAGATCAAAGGCTCGGACAATCTGGCGCTTCTCTTCTGCTCGGGCCAGAACGTTGACCGAATCGTCACCGCATACAAGGCCGCGAAGCTGACCGGGCGGCAACTGGTCATTGGCCTCTACGAAGCATACGTTCTCGACCAGCTCAGGTTCCTCTCCGACAAGCTGCCCCAGTACGCTTGGCCCGACATCCGCGTGCGGTTCTGGGGCCACCAGATGAGATCGCTCAGAGAGCATGGGCACGGGGACTTCATTGAGGCGGTCCGTGCGACCAGGCACGGGATAACCGAGGAGGGCATCGTGACGCGTCGGGGCAAGGTTCTGATGCTCGCTCGGGCGAACAAGTACCTCCCGACCATCACGCGCAAGCTGCCGAGTCTGGATGGCCTGAGGCTGGTCTGGTCCATGTGGAACGGGTACCTGAAGCGGAACTCAGAGAACCCGTTCAAGGCGTTCTGCGCGGGGCGAGATCTGACGTGGAGGGAGATCCACGCCAGCGGGCATGCTTCCATTGAGGACCTTCGGAGACTTGTCCAGGCGGTGCAGCCGCGGTGGCTCGTGCCCATCCATACCTTCCACCACGACGAGTACGGACAGTTTGGCGTCCCAGTTCGGCAGGTGAAAGACGGGGAAGCCCTGGTGCTGTAA
- the vapB gene encoding type II toxin-antitoxin system VapB family antitoxin: protein MHTAKVFTNGGSQAVRLPKDCRFRGKEVYVNRIGDMVILMPKSALLDSFRESLDLFTPDFMEKREQGNPEKRESL from the coding sequence ATGCACACCGCAAAGGTCTTCACGAATGGCGGGAGCCAGGCGGTGCGGCTGCCGAAGGATTGCCGCTTCCGGGGCAAGGAGGTCTATGTCAACCGCATCGGCGACATGGTCATCCTCATGCCCAAGTCGGCCCTCCTGGATTCCTTCAGGGAGAGCCTGGACCTGTTCACCCCCGACTTCATGGAGAAACGGGAGCAAGGTAACCCGGAGAAGCGGGAATCCCTCTGA
- a CDS encoding type II toxin-antitoxin system VapC family toxin, with product MAYLLDTDTCIYAIKRRPPRVTQQLCAVLEADPSLVAISSITLSELEYGVQKSSDPARNRLALVKFLMPMTILAYGPEAAPAYGWLRALLERRGQPIGPLDLLVAAHAFSAEHTLVTNNEREFRRVPGLQVENWAT from the coding sequence ATGGCCTATCTGCTCGATACGGACACCTGCATCTATGCCATCAAGCGGCGGCCGCCGCGGGTCACGCAGCAGCTCTGCGCCGTGCTCGAGGCCGACCCGTCCCTCGTCGCCATCTCCAGCATCACCCTGAGCGAGTTGGAATACGGCGTTCAGAAGAGCTCCGACCCCGCTCGCAACCGCCTGGCCCTCGTCAAGTTCCTCATGCCGATGACGATCCTTGCCTACGGCCCCGAGGCGGCGCCGGCCTATGGCTGGCTCCGCGCCCTCCTGGAGCGCCGGGGGCAGCCCATCGGACCGCTGGACCTCCTTGTCGCGGCCCATGCCTTCTCCGCCGAACACACCCTCGTGACCAACAACGAACGCGAGTTCCGGCGCGTGCCGGGACTCCAAGTCGAGAACTGGGCGACCTGA
- a CDS encoding GDSL-type esterase/lipase family protein, giving the protein MHTRRGILTLIVPLCAVLQAARGGEGTETVIFDMDTIRHKPTPVGKEKQPAGTVELVDGKVGKACKFSFIADASGGFFVAGVRATPDWDKAAGISFWLKGDGSKNWGGIELIDGSDYALRYAAAFPLDSTEWRKFYIPWCDLIPELPKARLIGTKDGYAPSGFGNFWFGKWWTWRDYPAHSFTIDQVALESDIPIDTTDYAPAKGGVPKLLAKLKAKQPVTIVTMGDSLTDKRHWANRQVVWAEVFAAKLKETYGSEVNLVNVSRGGSQLTHGLLQMPLWVRDTPEPDLVTVWYGFNDWTDGMRGEQFQTTLAFAVDRIRRLTKGKSEVLLMTTCPAIERWDEMDEMAGAVRIVALKKRTGLADVAAAFKKVGSDEAARLKLFCSDKTHLGEEGHRLGADTALKAIAE; this is encoded by the coding sequence ATGCACACGCGTCGAGGAATCCTGACTCTGATTGTCCCGTTGTGCGCCGTCCTGCAGGCTGCCCGCGGCGGGGAGGGCACCGAGACGGTCATCTTCGACATGGACACCATCCGCCACAAGCCCACGCCGGTGGGCAAGGAGAAGCAGCCGGCGGGTACGGTGGAGCTGGTGGACGGGAAGGTGGGGAAGGCGTGCAAGTTCTCTTTCATCGCCGACGCGTCGGGCGGGTTCTTCGTCGCCGGCGTGCGGGCGACGCCCGATTGGGACAAGGCCGCAGGCATCTCCTTCTGGCTCAAGGGCGATGGCTCGAAGAACTGGGGCGGAATCGAGCTGATTGACGGCTCGGACTACGCTCTCCGCTACGCCGCCGCCTTCCCGCTCGATTCCACCGAATGGCGCAAGTTCTACATCCCCTGGTGCGACCTCATCCCCGAGTTGCCTAAGGCAAGGCTCATCGGCACTAAGGATGGCTATGCCCCCTCGGGCTTCGGGAACTTCTGGTTCGGCAAGTGGTGGACCTGGCGCGACTATCCCGCCCACTCGTTCACGATTGACCAGGTGGCCCTCGAAAGCGACATCCCGATTGACACGACGGACTACGCGCCGGCGAAGGGGGGCGTGCCGAAGCTCCTCGCCAAGCTCAAGGCGAAGCAGCCCGTGACCATCGTGACGATGGGGGATTCGCTCACCGACAAGCGCCACTGGGCCAACCGCCAGGTCGTCTGGGCCGAGGTCTTCGCCGCCAAGCTCAAGGAGACCTATGGCTCCGAGGTGAACCTGGTCAACGTCTCGCGCGGCGGCTCGCAGCTCACCCACGGCCTCCTTCAGATGCCCCTGTGGGTGCGCGACACGCCCGAGCCCGACCTGGTGACGGTGTGGTACGGTTTCAACGACTGGACGGACGGAATGCGCGGCGAGCAGTTCCAGACCACCCTCGCCTTCGCCGTTGACCGCATTCGCCGGCTCACGAAGGGCAAGAGCGAGGTGCTCCTGATGACCACCTGCCCCGCCATTGAGCGCTGGGACGAGATGGACGAGATGGCGGGGGCCGTTCGCATCGTGGCGCTCAAGAAGCGGACTGGCCTGGCCGATGTTGCCGCGGCCTTCAAGAAGGTCGGGAGCGACGAGGCCGCCCGCCTCAAGCTCTTCTGCTCCGACAAGACGCACCTGGGCGAGGAGGGGCACAGGCTGGGGGCGGACACGGCTCTGAAAGCCATTGCCGAGTAG
- a CDS encoding glycosyl hydrolase family 28-related protein produces MKPRVIETSFPTDDVVIASLVIDAPKDGVGDATGGIQAAIDEAAAAGGAVVFLPAGRYRLAGRLTVKEGVTLRGDFDPFVVRPSGRTGGDGLKPALRTATILMPAADKGNADGPPAITMERGTGLTNLAIWYPDQDPMKIVPYPWTIRTSEKATGNNITIQNVTLVNPYQAIKIGPEWNELHTIRNVVGTPLKAGIWMDTTTDIGRVTDVDFGPRWWTESGLPGSPVSRGAMDSLESCLRREGIAFEMRRSDWEYLQHIRATCYKTGFLARAGRQGTANAVMAWSEFGLCETALRLEALNEIGLSASGCIFLGDRSVDAPESFNSTAQFQSCTFNSPPLLDGPGTLTFERCFLDGPTTLLAEAAKGQISMLGCLFTTKDFVVRLGERVRRVRLLGNTARSLPRIEGRTPSDALISGYDFRPGALQPFPGSASPNPVLPNRRLFLVTDFGAGQGEQDNTAAFTKALEAARKAGGGTVYVPAGNYRFAGEIVVPSGVELRGIFDVPHHTVSGGSVLMTTSGKGKADGTPFIRLEAKSGLRGLTIWYPEQDLRNIQPYPWAIQSLGPGCWLVDVTLGNAYQGADFWTHPSDGHVIRYLAGAVFKRGLFVSKCKGDGWVEDVQFNPHYSVRVHPSLASPFTEGKNIQAVIEYQRANLEGIVFGACENEHVRGTFLYAAYDGIAFRDDAAWGHAAHKGANATVINHGTDTGSRCAVLEGSANVTFINAQLVPLGAHEVGAIIVGDSFKGKASFFNTQIWGGKTSGIIGGSGDVLIQGVNTLCGPFTLKGGRVAIENAHWTRDMPCHIRVESSVESARLIANLAPNELKVESGAGGKLYARCNSLALPPPAVAGRLTFKTGFEAGEPQPAADAIAKQGGGLKSVSKPECRVAEGGAVGGVSPRRDTRDEDIPPTSHGGKRALRVSGVADDPAYSHVYCTLFEETIGIAPDSVLSYWIRPTNERGRCVGLDLLVADGSTLRDSGARTTDGQGVHPGNPKGEVGKWTKIAIPLGQTHAGKAIAAVLVAYDSRSGGGPFEAWIDDLAIESAQAPSVPVAAKPAGGVFQGKVAIELVASAGSIVGGASVPRDSRDGDVPPTKTGRDVVIRYSLDGLSPTAESPRYERPIHLDQPGLWELRFAAFGPEGRQASRVIAELYEVR; encoded by the coding sequence ATGAAGCCCCGCGTGATTGAGACCAGTTTCCCCACCGACGACGTGGTGATTGCCTCGCTGGTCATTGATGCGCCGAAGGACGGCGTGGGCGACGCCACGGGGGGGATTCAGGCGGCGATTGACGAGGCCGCCGCCGCGGGCGGAGCCGTCGTCTTCCTCCCCGCAGGCCGCTACCGCCTCGCCGGCCGACTCACCGTCAAGGAAGGTGTGACGCTGAGGGGAGACTTCGACCCGTTCGTAGTGCGGCCTTCAGGCCGTACCGGAGGAGACGGGCTGAAGCCCGCACTACGAACGGCGACGATTCTCATGCCCGCCGCCGACAAGGGGAACGCCGACGGCCCGCCAGCGATCACGATGGAGCGCGGCACCGGCCTCACCAACCTCGCCATCTGGTATCCCGACCAGGACCCGATGAAGATCGTCCCCTATCCCTGGACCATCCGCACCTCGGAGAAGGCCACGGGCAACAACATCACCATCCAGAACGTGACGCTCGTCAACCCCTATCAGGCCATCAAGATCGGCCCGGAGTGGAACGAGCTTCACACCATCCGCAACGTCGTCGGCACCCCCCTCAAGGCCGGCATCTGGATGGACACGACGACCGACATCGGACGAGTGACGGATGTGGACTTCGGCCCGCGCTGGTGGACGGAATCGGGCCTTCCGGGCTCGCCGGTGTCACGAGGTGCGATGGACTCGCTTGAGAGCTGCCTACGGCGGGAAGGCATCGCCTTCGAGATGCGGCGCTCCGACTGGGAGTACCTGCAGCACATTCGGGCCACCTGCTACAAGACGGGCTTCCTTGCGCGCGCAGGCAGGCAGGGAACCGCCAACGCAGTGATGGCCTGGTCTGAATTCGGCCTCTGCGAGACGGCCTTGCGCCTCGAGGCCCTCAACGAAATCGGCTTGTCGGCAAGTGGGTGCATATTCCTCGGCGACCGCTCAGTTGATGCGCCTGAATCCTTCAACTCAACCGCCCAGTTCCAATCGTGCACCTTCAACAGTCCGCCGCTCCTCGACGGCCCCGGCACGCTCACGTTCGAGAGGTGCTTTCTCGATGGGCCGACCACGCTCCTGGCGGAAGCCGCTAAGGGCCAGATCTCGATGCTCGGTTGCCTGTTCACAACCAAGGACTTCGTGGTCCGGCTGGGCGAGAGAGTCCGTCGCGTGCGCCTGCTCGGGAATACGGCACGATCCCTTCCGCGGATTGAAGGCAGGACCCCAAGCGACGCCCTGATCAGTGGGTACGACTTCCGTCCGGGGGCACTCCAGCCCTTCCCCGGCTCTGCCTCGCCAAACCCGGTTCTTCCGAACCGCCGGCTCTTCCTCGTCACCGACTTCGGGGCGGGGCAAGGCGAGCAGGATAACACGGCGGCGTTCACCAAGGCGCTGGAAGCGGCACGGAAGGCTGGCGGGGGGACGGTGTATGTGCCTGCGGGGAACTATCGGTTTGCGGGGGAAATCGTGGTGCCGTCGGGGGTGGAGCTTCGCGGCATTTTCGATGTGCCGCATCACACGGTCTCGGGCGGCTCGGTGCTGATGACGACGAGCGGCAAGGGCAAAGCCGACGGGACGCCGTTCATTCGCCTCGAAGCGAAGTCAGGGCTGCGGGGGCTGACCATCTGGTATCCCGAGCAAGACCTGCGGAACATCCAGCCCTATCCCTGGGCGATTCAGAGCCTGGGGCCGGGGTGCTGGCTGGTGGACGTGACGCTCGGCAATGCCTACCAGGGGGCGGATTTCTGGACGCATCCCAGCGACGGCCACGTCATCCGCTACCTCGCGGGCGCCGTGTTCAAGCGCGGCCTCTTCGTCTCCAAGTGCAAGGGCGACGGATGGGTCGAGGACGTGCAGTTCAATCCCCACTACTCCGTCCGCGTGCATCCGAGCCTGGCAAGCCCCTTCACCGAGGGGAAGAACATCCAGGCGGTCATCGAGTACCAGCGGGCGAACCTGGAGGGGATCGTGTTCGGGGCGTGCGAGAACGAGCACGTGCGGGGCACGTTCCTCTACGCCGCCTACGACGGCATCGCGTTTCGGGATGACGCGGCGTGGGGACACGCCGCCCACAAGGGCGCGAACGCGACGGTGATCAACCACGGCACCGACACGGGCAGCCGCTGCGCGGTGCTGGAGGGGAGCGCGAACGTGACGTTCATCAACGCCCAACTGGTGCCCCTCGGCGCGCACGAGGTGGGGGCGATCATCGTCGGCGATTCGTTCAAGGGTAAGGCCAGCTTCTTCAACACCCAGATTTGGGGCGGGAAGACAAGCGGCATCATTGGCGGAAGCGGCGACGTGCTGATTCAGGGGGTGAACACCCTCTGCGGCCCCTTCACCCTCAAGGGCGGCCGCGTGGCCATCGAGAACGCCCACTGGACGCGGGATATGCCCTGCCACATCCGCGTCGAATCGTCGGTTGAGAGCGCCCGCCTCATCGCCAACCTGGCGCCCAACGAGTTGAAGGTGGAGAGTGGGGCAGGGGGGAAGCTCTACGCCCGCTGCAACTCGCTCGCCCTTCCGCCGCCAGCCGTTGCTGGTCGGCTCACGTTCAAGACGGGCTTCGAGGCCGGCGAGCCGCAGCCCGCGGCGGACGCGATTGCGAAACAAGGCGGCGGCCTCAAGAGCGTGAGCAAGCCCGAATGCCGCGTGGCCGAGGGTGGTGCTGTGGGCGGCGTGTCCCCACGCCGCGATACGCGGGATGAGGACATCCCGCCCACATCCCATGGCGGCAAGCGGGCGCTGCGGGTGTCGGGCGTGGCCGACGACCCGGCCTACTCGCACGTCTACTGCACGCTCTTCGAGGAGACCATCGGCATCGCCCCCGATTCGGTGCTGAGCTACTGGATTCGCCCGACGAACGAGCGGGGCCGTTGCGTGGGCCTCGACCTCCTCGTCGCCGACGGCTCGACGCTGCGCGACTCGGGGGCAAGGACCACCGACGGCCAAGGCGTCCATCCCGGCAATCCCAAGGGCGAGGTCGGCAAGTGGACGAAGATCGCGATTCCCCTCGGCCAGACCCACGCGGGCAAGGCCATCGCGGCTGTCCTCGTGGCCTACGACAGCCGCTCGGGCGGCGGCCCCTTCGAAGCCTGGATTGACGACTTGGCCATCGAGTCCGCACAAGCTCCTTCGGTCCCCGTCGCGGCCAAGCCTGCGGGCGGGGTCTTCCAGGGCAAGGTCGCCATCGAACTCGTCGCGTCGGCGGGTTCGATTGTGGGCGGGGCCTCCGTGCCCCGCGATTCGCGGGACGGAGACGTCCCGCCCACAAAGACCGGCCGGGACGTGGTGATCCGCTACAGCCTCGACGGCCTGTCGCCCACGGCGGAGTCGCCGCGTTACGAGAGGCCGATTCACCTCGATCAGCCGGGCCTCTGGGAGCTGCGCTTCGCCGCCTTCGGCCCCGAGGGCCGCCAGGCCAGCCGCGTCATCGCCGAACTATACGAAGTCAGGTGA
- a CDS encoding CopG family antitoxin — MKARELDRRFDEGEDISKYVDFAHARRPNQEQKRVNVDFPIWMVESLDREAKRLGVPRQSLIKMLIGRHIERMRTAH; from the coding sequence ATGAAGGCTAGAGAGCTGGACAGAAGATTCGACGAGGGCGAGGACATCTCGAAGTACGTTGACTTCGCCCATGCCCGCCGGCCCAACCAGGAGCAGAAGCGCGTCAACGTTGACTTTCCCATCTGGATGGTGGAGTCGCTGGACAGAGAGGCCAAGAGGTTGGGCGTTCCCCGTCAGTCGCTAATCAAGATGTTGATCGGCAGGCATATCGAGAGGATGCGAACCGCGCACTGA